CCGAGCTTGTGGCCGACCATGTTCTCGGTCACGTACACCGGGATGAACTTGTTCCCGTTGTGCACGGCGAACGTGTGGCCGACGAACTCCGGCAGCACGGTGCTCGCCCGCGACCAGGTCTTGATCACGCGCTTCTCGTTCCTGGAATTGAGCGCGTCGACCTTTTTGGTCAGCGCCTCTTGAACGAATGGACCCTTCTTTACGCTACGTCCCATAGGATCGATACCTTATTGAGTCGCTTTGCCGCGCTTGCGGCCGCGGACGATGAGGCGCTGCGACGATTTCTTCTTGTTGCGCGTCTTGACGCCTTCCTTCTTGCCCCAGGGGCTCACGACGTTGCGGCCGCCGCGTGTGCGGCCGCCGTGCGGGTGATCCACCGGGTTCATGACTTCGCCGCGGACTTTCGGACGGCGTCCCTTCCACCGCGTCTTGCCCGCCTTGCCCCACGACACGAGCTCGTGCTCTTCGTTGCCGACGACGCCGATCGTCGCCAGGCAGCGCGCGTGCACGAGCCGCATTTCCGTCGACGGCATGCGCAGCGTGACGTACTCGCCTTCCTTCGCGACCACCTGCGCCGACATCCCCGCCGACCGGCAGAGCTGTCCGCCCTTGCCGATCTTCAGCTCGATGTTGTGCACCGCGGTGCCGAGCGGCATCTCGGAGAGCGGCAGCGTATTGCCGGTGCGGATGTCCGCGCCCGGCCCCGACATGATCGTGTCGCCGACGGCCAGCCCTTTCGGGTGCAGGATGTAGCGTTTCTCGCCGTCGCTGTACGTGACGAGCGCGATGCGCGCCGACCGGTTCGGATCGTACTCGATCGTCGAGATCGTCCCCGGCATGCCGTGCTTGTTGCGCTTGAAATCGATGATGCGGTACTGGCGCTTGTGCCCGCCGCCGCGGCGACGCATCGCGATGTGGCCGTGGTTGTCGCGCCCACCGCTCTTCTTGAGCGGCTCGAGCAGCGACTTTTCCGGCTCGACGGAGCTCAGCTCGGAGAAATCCGACACCGAGCGGAATCGCGTGCCTTTCGTGACCGGCTTGAATTGACGAATTGGCATTGGTTCGTGTGCTCGCTGCTCAGGCTTCGAAGAAGGGCTCGATCTTGTCGCCCTCGCGGAGCGTCACGATCGCCTTCTTCCAGTTCGGGCGTCGGCCCACGTTGCGGGTCGCGCCTACGCGCTTCTCTTTGCCGCGCACGTTCATCGTCCAGATGTTCGTGACCTTCACGCCGAACAGCTCTTCGATGGCCGCGCGGATTTGCGTCTTGGTGGCTTCGCGGTGCACCTCGAACGCATATTCGCCGCGATTCTGATAGGCCGCCGACGTCTTCTCGGTGATCAGCGGCCGCACGATGGTGCGATGGACGGTGGGCATCGGTTACTTCCCCTTCTTCTTTGAGGTGCGCGGCTTCGAGCGCGCGGCCGCCGACTTCTTCGCGGCCCCTCCCTTGGCGGGAGACTTCTTCGCGGCGGCCTTCGCCCTCGGCGCGGCTTTCGCCGTCTTCTTCGCCGGGGATTTCGACTTCGTCGCCCGCGACGGCGCCGAGTGCTTGGCGTCCGCGGCGTCACGCTCGGCGAGCGGGGTGAGCGGATGGCCGATCGCGTCCGACTCGATCAACACCACGTCGGACCAGAGCAGGTGGTACGTCGAGACGTCGGCGTAGGGCATCACGTGCACCATCGGCAGATTGCGTCCGCTGAGGAACACGTTCGGCTTCGAGCCATTCGTCAGGATCAGCGCCTTCTGCTCACCGACGCCGAGCTTGTCGATGAGCGCCTTGAGGCGCGACGTCTTCGGCGAATCGTACTCGAAGCGGTCGATGATGAAGATGGCGTTCTCGCGCGCGCGGGCGTTGAGGGCGCTCTTGCGGGCGAGCGCGCGCACTTGGCGCGGCACGTACTGCGCGTAGCTGCGCGGAATCGGCCCGAAGACCGTGCCGCCGCCGACCCAGTGCGGGGCGCGGGTCGAGCCTTGGCGCGCGCGGCCTGTGCCCTTCTGCTTCCAGGGCTTCTGGTTTCCGCCGACGACGTACTTGCGGATCTTCGTCGCCGCGTTGCCCTGGCGCTGGTTGGCGAGAAACGCCTTCACCGCCTGGTGCATCACCGGCATGTTCACGGTGCCGTCGAACAGCTCGCCGGGGAGCGCGATCGAATCGCGCGCCGTGCCGCGGGCGCTGTAGGCGTTGGCCCGGAATGAGGTTTCGGTCGTGGTATCAGCCATGAGAGTTCTCTAGAGCCTAGCTCAGCTTGCGCACGACCACGACACCGCCGGGCTTTCCGGCGACGGACCCGCGGACGTAGATCAGGTTGCGCTCGGCATCGATCTTCTCGACGCGAAGGTGCGTCTGAGTGTGGCGCTCGTCGCCGTAGTGGCCCGGCATCCGTTTGCCCTTGATGACGCGCGACGGATCCGTGCCGGGTCCGACCGATCCGGGACGGCGGTGCTTCGTGTTGCCGTGCGTGTTCGGACCACCGCCGGCGCCGTGGCGCTTCACGATGCCCTGGAAGCCGTGTCCCCTCGACGTTCCGGTGACCTTCACCGTGTCGCCGACCGCGAACACGTCGACCTTGATCGTGTCGCCGACGGTGTACGATGGGATTTCCGCCTTGGCGTTCCCCGGCTCATCGAGCCGCACGGAGCGCAGCACGCGCGGCGGCGCCTCGAGCCCCGCCTTCTTGGCGTGGCCGACGGCAGCGAGCGTCGCCCGATGTCCCTTCGGCGCGCCCTCGCCTCGCTTCGACGCGCGACGCAGGCGCGACGCGCCCAGGCCGAGCTGCACGGACGAGTACCCGGCCTTCGCCGGGTCCGTGACCGCGACGACCGGATTCGGCGGCGCCTCGATCACCGTCACCGGGATCTGCTGCCCCGCCTCGTTGAAGATCTGGGTCATGCCCAGCTTTTTGCCTACGATGCCAATCATAGAAATGGAATTCCTCGGAGTCACTGCCGGCCGCGTAGCCTAATGGCAGTTGGACTATGGGGCTGGCTGCTGAGGTCTCCGGTCTCCGGTCACAGGTCACCGGGGTGTTCCCGGAGACCGGAGACCTGTGACCAGTGACCTAGAGTGCCATTCAGTCAACCAGTCCTCGATTAGTGCGCTCTCTACTCCACCTTGATTTCGACATCGACGCCGGCCGGCAGATCCAGCTTCGTCAACGCGTCCACCGTCTGGGCGCGCGAATCGAGGATGTCGATCACGCGCTTGTGCGTCTTGAGCTCGAACTGTTCGCGCGACTTCTTGTCGACGTGCGGCGAACGGAGGACCGTCCACCGCTGCGTCTTGGTCGGAAGCGGAATCGGGCCCGACACCTGCGCGCCCGTCTTCTCCGCCGTCCGCACGATGTCCGCCGACGCCTGATCGATGACGGCGTGGTCGAAGGCTTTTAGACGAATTCGGATACGGCCAGCCATAATTGGGATCTCTGTTGAGAAACTTTCTCGGTCTCAGGTCACCGGTTTCCGGTCACCGGGTCTGACGGCTGTCAGTTCCCGGAGACCGGTGACCCGTGACCGCCTTACGCCAAGATCTTCGT
The Gemmatimonadaceae bacterium genome window above contains:
- the rplC gene encoding 50S ribosomal protein L3, whose translation is MIGIVGKKLGMTQIFNEAGQQIPVTVIEAPPNPVVAVTDPAKAGYSSVQLGLGASRLRRASKRGEGAPKGHRATLAAVGHAKKAGLEAPPRVLRSVRLDEPGNAKAEIPSYTVGDTIKVDVFAVGDTVKVTGTSRGHGFQGIVKRHGAGGGPNTHGNTKHRRPGSVGPGTDPSRVIKGKRMPGHYGDERHTQTHLRVEKIDAERNLIYVRGSVAGKPGGVVVVRKLS
- the rpsJ gene encoding 30S ribosomal protein S10, whose protein sequence is MMAGRIRIRLKAFDHAVIDQASADIVRTAEKTGAQVSGPIPLPTKTQRWTVLRSPHVDKKSREQFELKTHKRVIDILDSRAQTVDALTKLDLPAGVDVEIKVE
- a CDS encoding 50S ribosomal protein L23, whose amino-acid sequence is MPTVHRTIVRPLITEKTSAAYQNRGEYAFEVHREATKTQIRAAIEELFGVKVTNIWTMNVRGKEKRVGATRNVGRRPNWKKAIVTLREGDKIEPFFEA
- the rplD gene encoding 50S ribosomal protein L4 codes for the protein MADTTTETSFRANAYSARGTARDSIALPGELFDGTVNMPVMHQAVKAFLANQRQGNAATKIRKYVVGGNQKPWKQKGTGRARQGSTRAPHWVGGGTVFGPIPRSYAQYVPRQVRALARKSALNARARENAIFIIDRFEYDSPKTSRLKALIDKLGVGEQKALILTNGSKPNVFLSGRNLPMVHVMPYADVSTYHLLWSDVVLIESDAIGHPLTPLAERDAADAKHSAPSRATKSKSPAKKTAKAAPRAKAAAKKSPAKGGAAKKSAAARSKPRTSKKKGK
- the rplB gene encoding 50S ribosomal protein L2, whose product is MPIRQFKPVTKGTRFRSVSDFSELSSVEPEKSLLEPLKKSGGRDNHGHIAMRRRGGGHKRQYRIIDFKRNKHGMPGTISTIEYDPNRSARIALVTYSDGEKRYILHPKGLAVGDTIMSGPGADIRTGNTLPLSEMPLGTAVHNIELKIGKGGQLCRSAGMSAQVVAKEGEYVTLRMPSTEMRLVHARCLATIGVVGNEEHELVSWGKAGKTRWKGRRPKVRGEVMNPVDHPHGGRTRGGRNVVSPWGKKEGVKTRNKKKSSQRLIVRGRKRGKATQ
- the rpsS gene encoding 30S ribosomal protein S19 produces the protein MGRSVKKGPFVQEALTKKVDALNSRNEKRVIKTWSRASTVLPEFVGHTFAVHNGNKFIPVYVTENMVGHKLG